The nucleotide window AGTGGGATCGAGGCCAGCGCGAGGCGCGCGAGTCGGCCAAGAGCGTCAGGAAAGGCGAGATGCCGCCGTGGTTCTACGCCTTGCCGGGCACGAGCGCGAGCCTCACGCCGGCTGAGCGGTCAACGCTCATTGCGGGGTTGGAGCTGACATTCGGCTCAGAGCGGACAGGCGCCAATCACCGCCAGAAGAAGAACGACGATTGACGTGAAGGAGCCAGCATAGATGGACATCAGGATTCCTGAGCCGTTGAAGGTCGAACACGAGGAGCTGCACGCGGAGCTCGTGGCCCTCACCAAGGCCCCGGGCAAGGTCGGCGAGGCCGCCCGCAATGTCGCCGTGCTCCTGCACCCCCACTTCGTCAAGGAGGAGGAGTACGCGCTCCCACCGTTGGGGTTGCTCGCCCCCATCGCCGAGCGGGGCGTCACGCCGGAGATGCGAGCGGTGCTCCCCATGACGGAACAGCTGAAGAAGGACCTGCCGCAGATGCTCGCGGAGCACCAGCAGGTCGTCGGGGCGCTCCGGACGCTTGCGGAGGTGGGCCGAGTGGAGGGGCGACCGGACGCCGAGCGCTTTGCCGAGAAGCTCCGGCTGCACGCCGAGACCGAGGAGCAGGTGCTCTATCCTGCGGCCATGCTCGTCGGCGAGCAG belongs to Gemmatimonadales bacterium and includes:
- a CDS encoding hemerythrin domain-containing protein, producing MDIRIPEPLKVEHEELHAELVALTKAPGKVGEAARNVAVLLHPHFVKEEEYALPPLGLLAPIAERGVTPEMRAVLPMTEQLKKDLPQMLAEHQQVVGALRTLAEVGRVEGRPDAERFAEKLRLHAETEEQVLYPAAMLVGEQVLARLGR